In Lineus longissimus chromosome 5, tnLinLong1.2, whole genome shotgun sequence, the genomic stretch TTTCTTATTCCTGATTCTACTTATTCCCGAACCTCGGACGGTTATGGTTGGGGTTAGTATAGGCCTTTCTTGCCAGTAATAACTGTATTTAGCCCTCACTAATGAATTACTGGCTTAGCGCTCACATTAAATTGGGAACAAGGATGAGTATACTTGAGAATCGGGGATAAGGAATAAGAAGCCAACTTCAGGCAGGTACTGTTGTCTAACAACTTCGTTATGAATCTATACTCTGAGGTTGACCATCGGCACACCcttttggcaagaacttgaaatcctaaagcaattacgGTAGAACCTTTTCAATAAGGTGAATGCCGATTGGCGATTCTAAAAATGGTCCTCAGCCTCGTTTTGAAGGACGATTAATccctaactacagaatagccgggacagtagaaGCTCTGtacggctaaactttagaatccccgatcggaaatgacgtagtttgatcgcattcaactataaatccattgaacagtggtgcttggttagtcaaccgatgacctttttttggggtgtgatcggggattgtaaactcgttctgctctgtacattatgttaATTCTTCAGTCAGCATGGTCAGGCATCATCACTGTAAAGGGAGCCAGTGTCGATCAGGAGCAGGCTTCAACCAGACCAATAGCAGAGTCACTGAGAGTGCATTTCTCAAGGTCTCAATAATGCCGCAGCACCTATGTTGAAGTCTACATTTCTTCTTAAAGCCACCACCAGACATTGAACTGATGCAGCAGTCACTTTGTATAAACATCAATTAAGGTAGAAACACACCTTATCTTAGCCGGAAATTCTTGATTATTGGAGAAAAGTTGATTTTATCGAGATGCAGAATGTCAACATCAGCGGCAACAAATCTGTTGTAGTGAGTTGACCGATTCCGTGTCTACCGGGATAACGTCAGATGTCTTGGTCTTCCAAACCTGTCTTCCCAGAAGTCTGGCAGGTGCGTTTTTATATTGAATGTCACTTGCGTTGTATTATGTGCTGACTAAAACGGGTAACATGTTTCCGGTTCACAACTATGACAATCATAGACATAAATTCATGAACAATTGGTGCAGATAGGACAGACAATCGGGGACGTTTTGGCCTATTCCCCTATatattcattattattattatcatatcaTATTGCTATTGGAACTATAAAACATGTGCATGCGTAGTGATCCAGAAACTAAGGTAGTGATATCGATCATAGGTTGCGTCCAATATGAGGATCAGACCAGCTGTCAGTGAGTGGTAACTACCACTGCCAGTGGGAATATGCAATTTTGCTGATTCTAAATACATGAAGTTGATGGAAGTGTgtacaatataggcctacttgataaATCTATCCACTTTAAATCAGTATAATTGTAATTAAAGTAAGAACAGATGTGACAGCCCAGGAACAGCTGCTCATGGACAGACTGGGAATTATTGTGAAAGTGTTTGATTTTCGGAATGGAATAGTACACAAACTCTGTGATGAGAGATGTTCAGCCGGTAGAAAGTTGGAATGTGAATTTTGTCACATGGTCGTTTACCATTGTGTTTAGGTGTTATTAAAGGAGCGATCTGAAGCATGCGACAATCgtggatgtaggcctacttgtgatTTCAAACGATTTCAGGTGATTAGACTTATGATCCAGGATAATTAGGACTGACTGAAGTTTCACCACTGCCCCAGAGAAAGTGTACAATGGGGTCTGTGTCTGGCAAAAACAGGAGCGATACGCCCATGGATGTACCTTCAAATTACTCACAAGGAGAAGCGGACAACAATTTCTCCGTTAAGAACTCGGAAGAGAGAGCAGGGGCTCGTGAGCATGAAAAGAAGACTGAAGTTCAGGAGACGGGGGACAATGGGGGAGGACTGAAAATGCCGACAGCCATGGTGTTCGTGGTGGGAGAGATGGCTGGGAGCGGGGTCCTGGCGCTGCCCAAAGCCGTTGACAGTTTAGGTAGGTTCTTCAGTACTTTCAACACCTCAGAATTATTGTTCACGAGGGGTTCAACAGAGTCATTGgacagggagttttcgcaaagcccgcAGAAATTCaagtgaacgcctatcccattgttcgacatcgtttatcaggaggtcgaacaatgagataggcgttcaggTTGGCGTTTCGTGATTTGCGAAAACGTCCTCAGTATTCTTATCACTATCTCCTTGTCTTCAGGTTGGATTGGTCTTGTCCTGATTGTAGTCTGTTGCCTCCTAGCGGCCTATACTGGAGCTATATTGGGAAAATGTTGGGTGATTCTTCGAGAGGTCTACCCTGAATACAGAAACCACACCAGGTATCCGTATCCATCCATTGGGTACAGAACGTACGGCAAAGTTGGCAGGTAGATACTCCtaaaaaaagttaatgttaaataaaaccaaaaacacaaatGTGACACACTCAATTTCATTTAAATTATGTtcgaatctacatgtataactgtGATTGGCTAATATCAAACCACAGCTCCGGTGAAGCAGGACTGGTCGTTTCTGATTTGACAAACGGAACGTCTCGAATTCTAATTCAGAAACTCACTAAGCATAAAAGTTGGCCATAACTGGCCTCTCCACTCGCCTTTATTTGAATAACTCAACATTCCAGATACTTAGTGTCGATTAGTATGAATGCTACCTTATTTGGCGTGGCGGTAGTTTTCATCTTAATGGCGTCCGAAATAATTCAGCAACTCCTGCACGACCTCCACGTCCACGTCTCCTTCTGTTACTGGATGATTATCATCGTGGGGGTCCTCACGCCCTTCACGTGGTTAGGAAGCCCCAAAGATATGTGGTAAGCATACAAGTGTAGGTGAAATTGTTGAGTGTCTTACTCATCCCTGTCTGAGAGCGCCCTTCAAATGTAGAGTACAAAGTAGAATTAATGAGATGTGATAACCTTGGCGGTCAAGATGTAGTATGTCATGTGATCGGAAGTTTACCGACGGGCAATGCGATGTCAAACCATATAGGAATAGCAAGCGTAAAGGACTGACTCACGGCGATAGAAAAACTCGAGCTTTAGGAGATAGTTATAGTATTTGCCGGCATGTTATTGCTACATGTCACCCTCCATTCCACTTCCTTTCCAGGCCAGTTGCGATCGGTGCGCTGGCGACCACAGCCTTTGCATGTATCATCATTGTGGTGAAGACAGTCTCGTTTAAGGACGAAATAAATGTATACCACGGGCCAATCCAAGTTAAACCAGCCCTTCTCTCGTTAGGAACCATCTTCTATGCATTTGGCAATCATCCGATCTTCCCCACAATCCAGCATGACATGGTGGAGCCAAGTAGTTTCACAAAGACAGTTTTTGCAGCGTTTTTCTGTGAGTTTGAGAAATCAGAGTTGGGAGGTGGTGGTGGGGAAGAGGGAGGTAGTCCCTCCATGTCGGGGTTAAAGACCGATTGGCTCCATCCCTGACCACAGATGAGTAGCCCATCACGAGCTAGCCGATGTTTCAAAGTGTTGCCCGATTTTGCATCGGCACCAGAATGGTCATCGGCTATGCTCCACGTCTCGATCATTTGGAGTAAGCAGCAGTAGAAAAGTGACTACCCAAGCGATGTTGATTGTTAGATATCCCCCTCATGATGTTATACGAGTATACGACGCAGTAACCACAAGATTATAAGTCGCCCCTCATCTTGAAATTAAAGTAGCACACCTTCTTCAGAGAACAATGTTACACTCACCGATACGTATTTGAATTTTACCATACTTCCGTTCCAGGCGTATTATGTATGTACTTACCGGTGACCGCGGCAGGATATGTCGTCTTCGGCAGCACTGTGGACGAGAACTTGCTGACATCGATATACAATGTAGCGAATGGACCAGCCCTTTATGTGGTCCAGACTCTTATCGTCTGCCATCTAATGTTTGGTTACGTGATAGTCATAAATCCCATTAGCCAGGAATTTGAAGAAGCGCTTAATATACCTCACTGTAAGTCAATTCCGATCTAACTTTAAATTgggactttaggcaggagcTTGGGCGTCAAATTGAAACAGTTTTGGTGTACCGTGAGACAGGAGTGACACCCATAGTCAACTTTGTGTAACCTAATCTGACCTACATTTGGCACCTCcttatagtctccctttatcATTACTTTAAAAACACCCTGAAAAAAGCCTACCAAAGAAAATCCATGTACAAACAAAGACACACAATGCTGACGGAAAATGTTCGTGTATCACAAATGAGGGAGAATTCCAAGATTTAAAACGCCGACGCAAGGCGTCTATAATCGTGTAAATGCATCTTTCGCCTAAATCTCATGCCGGTCCACCGTCGTTGTGTGTATATCCATACttcaaaggaggagactttaggactgtcACtgtcgataagtcggcatgctaAATCTTCGTTTTCCCTTTCAGCCTTCAGTTGGAAACGAATCCTCTGTCGGACGAGTATCACCTTGGTGACGTTGTTTATAGCGGAGAGCATCCCAAAGTTTGGCAACCTCCTGGGCCTAATTGGGGGAACAACAACTGCCTTGCTGGCCTTTTTCTGCCCGGTGTTCTTTTATAACAAGCTCTCTGATACTATAAAAAGGTAGCAGACAAAATCGTAGGAGATTTATTTTGATTCTCACAAttcaactgaaatcaatatATTCTGGACTTCTGCTTACAACATATGGAATCTTAAAGTTATCgtagttgtgactttgtcctcttcAGAATCGGAATTGAATTTCCAAATTGTACACCCTTACGCAATTACGATTTTGACATGATTGCTCAGAAAATGATTGTCATTGCCAGCAaaagtgatatacatgtacatgtatttgatttccATTCTTTTCCAGGCCAATCTCTCTCCACCAGCGAGTGTTCCACTATGAGATTATGGTAATAGCCGTCCTCGTTGGAATATCAGCGACGTACGCCGCGATCGAAGGAATAGTCAGTCCTGATTCCTTTGTGCCGCCGTGCTATGTTGATATCAACGCTGCAGAGGGGCACTAGTGTACAAGTGACGACAAGGGCTTCATCAAGGACCAGGAATGACTTTTAGGTGAGGCCAATATTGCCAACACTTAGCCACTGAACCGACAGTTACCGATACTAAATGAGCCAACGTTGGTTTGACGCAAATTGAGCGTTAAGGCCCGATTCCACTTGGACATCTTTCCGCAGCAACAAACCCACTCCGCCATAATGGGtggatggtacatgtagttctataaAGGTTTGTCGGTGGGGAAAATGGAGGTATGCATCAAAGATACCGATCACCTCAGCCGATAATTTGAATTCCCGATATTACCCTCTGGGGCGAGCATAGTTTTCCCCCGCTGGCAAAACCATTGTTGAAAAGGTTGAGAGTAACTTTTGTCCATCATTTGGCTTGTATAATCAATCATGAATGTACTTTTGTAACAATAAAAAGGATACTTTTGAGACAAGTCTTGCCATTTCTTATGTGTCCGACCCCAGGTGACCGCAACGATCAACGCAAAGAAGGTGTATCGCTGCCATTGATGAGCAGTCGTTTTTGGTCGTGAATgctccaatcttgacactagaggcgctgattttaTTTTGGCACTGTGCGAGAGTGTTATTATCGTTGATCAAAAAATAAACAGCACCTGACCATGGACGATATTTTGATCATGGGACTTGTCAAATGAAAAGAGGTCTCACGTGAATGATAAATATAATAAgaataagaataagaataagaaaTCATATTAAGCTCAGATAACATATGATCGTATAAAGGAATTGTAGACGGGTCCTGTGACTATGCCTTTGACCGGCTGATACCGCGATAACCAGTAGACAGCAAGTTAGTTGACTTAATAACTCCCGCAGCTATCTGGGAGTATTGTCAATGGCACCCATTAACTCCTCAGGCGGGATGGACAACCGTGCTCATGTCCAGAGACAAAACGGGAAAGAGACAAAAAGCGAATCGCAGCTGGACGAGCTTTATGACTCTGACGACGTCCAAGAATCCGCGGTGGTGGTGATTGAGGGGATGGACGGAGGGTTGAACATGAAGACAGCCATGGTGTTTGTGGTGGGAGAGATGGCTGGGAGCGGTGTCCTGGCGCTGCCCAAAGCCGTGGACAGTTTAGGTGAGTAGAGACTGAATCAAATGTCGGAAAACCGTTTAGTTTGTGTCCGACGTAATTAGGTCCTTACTCATTGGGTGGCAGAAAGAACTGTCCTAAAGCGACGGAACTGTCCCGAAGCCCACTGTGTCTATATTTATGAGGAGAGGCAAGACCAACATCCAAGCTTTGGAGTGCATGTCGACTGTCGCACTAGTCACATCCAGATGTCTGCTCTCAAAGTCCCcttatacaaatgtatatgcCTTATGgaagtttttttaaatgtctgtCCTCCAAATGCCAAATGAAACGTGTTTTAAAAATCCCAACCACGGATGCGTGGTGCATACAAAATGTGTTCTTCACAAACATCACAACCCCGAAATAAGCATCAATTTCTGTCTTAGGTTGGATTGGTCTCGTTCTGATTGTGTTCTGCTGCTTCCTGGCTGCCTATACTGGGGCTATTTTGGGGAAATGCTGGGTGATCCTACGTGAGGTCTACCCCGAATACCGAAGTCATACCAGATACCCGTATCCAGCCATTGCATTCAGGACATACGGAAAATTTGGCAGGTTTGTAGATTTGAAAAGATACAGCAGCAAATCAGTGGAATGCTAGGATATGCCATCTATGAGTACAATATTTGACTAATAAAGATGTTCGATTAAATAATTTATCTTATTAGATTACTCCTCGTTACACATTCTTGGTATAACTTATTTTCAgattaaaaaaaatgatttgaatgaaaagtCTTAGCAATAGcaaattgattgatttgatgatgaatgttttatttcaatttcagatacCTAGTATCAATAAGTATTAACGTTACTTTGTTCGGGGTCGGGGTTGTGTTCGTTCTCATGGCGTCCGAGATCATTCAACAACTCCTGCACGACCTAAACGTCCACGTCTCCTTCTGTTACTGGATGATTATCATCGTGGGGGTCCTCACGCCCTTCACGTGGTTAGGAAGCCCCAAAGATATGTGGTAAGTGTAATTAGATTGTACTGTAAGTTGAATTGTATTATGATGTTAGTGGGATAATATTGTAATGTAAGTGGGATAATATCATAATGTAAGTgggattacatgtatattgtattgtaGGCGGGATTGTATTGTTCTGTAAGTGGGATTATACAGTGATGTACGTGAGATTAAGTATATTGTACTGTAAGTGACATTACAATGCATAATGTAATGCTAGTGGGATTGTATTGTTCTATTGCACCAAACCCATACTTGATAGTACAAATAAGTCTTTATCGATCAATAGGCCTCTGAACGTACGATAGGTTATATAATGATAAAACGCGAAAGATTTTAATTTACAGAATTTCATGCCATGATTGGCATTtacaaacaatgaaatgtgtGTCACTGTGCCATAAGAAGTAGATAGAGAAACAATGGCTGGTTATCGGCCTTTTGATGGCCCTCGTTACGATCACTTTACATTACATCGATTTTTATCGGCAAGAAGTAAACAATGTTCTTAACATTTTAAACTGTCAATACTGTCAATTTATTCTCTTTTTTCCAAACAGGCCCCTTGCTATCGGCGCCCTGGTGACTACAGCCATCGCgtgcgtcatcatcgtcgtgaATACAGCCGTAATAAAGGACAAGGTCGAGGTGTACCATGGGCCCATCCAGGTAAAACCGGCCCTCCTGTCTCTGGGGACAATCTTCTATAGTTTTGGCAATCACCCCATCTTCCCCACGATCCAACACGATATGAAGAAGCCAGACAGATTCACTGTGACAGTCTTCTCAGCCTTCATGTGTAAGTATTGCGGTTAGCCAGTGGGGCGATTTGTCTTTCAAAATTGTCGTCGCGTATTGCAGAAATAGAACTCAAGTCTGTCAATAGTAAACTATCGACATAAGCCACTGGTCACCATTTAAAGAATGCTCAGGGCATTTCACTGACACTTATCGTATTGCTTCAGAACGAAACGTGGCAGAAAAACTTGCTTTTTAAGGTTGCTACCAAAGCCATTATTCGGCGTAGACATTgttcattctgaaccatcactGCATGCATGACTGATACTCCGTCCGTCGGATCACTTCCCCTCCTCATACGGAGTGATGTAACGTAGTCCGGGTCGGCTGAGTGGATCCACAACTTTAGGGTCAAGATGTACAATCTCAAATTGGTCTCCTTTCAGGCGTTTTGTGCATGTACTTGCCAGTAACTGCGGCTGGTTACTTTGTCTTCGGGACCAACGTCAATGAGAACATCCTGACCTCAATCTATGAAGTCGCCAACGGACCAGCCCTTTATGTGGTCCAGATTCTGATCATTTGTCACCTCATGTTTGGTTATGTCATCATCATTAACCCTATCGCACAAGAATTTGAACAAGCACTTAATATACACCATTGTAAGTATTCGTCGGACTATTTGACTATGATACTCCGACATTGGTCTTTGTATAAGCTTCTCCCACAGCatccaatggacgctaaatcaTCCATTGAGGCCTGGCGCTGCAagcattggcttttcttgttcatcactttaggcGAGGGCTGTCCAATTgacgctaaatcgtccgtacgactgattgagaaataaactgtctTCTCCCGAAGCatccaatggacgctaaatcgtccattgaGGCCTGAGCTGCTAGATTTTGAAGCCAACAGACACTTTTAACGTCCGTTGGCCTGTCCTTGTACCTCTGCGCAAGGTGCCAGTGAGCGTTCACATCAGTCATCGCTGTAAACCTTGAGATGGTTCCGCGTCCGTACGGATAGCCACAGAAAAAAGCACATGCGCCACTTGTCCTAAATGTTGACTCTGATGCGATTTTTGGATGCGAAGCTTAACGTCAGAGGTTCCACCGGCAAAATTAATCTCCCTCTACAAGCTATTAAGTCGACCAGGAACTGTCACGACTTTATAAACGTGCCGCTTGCACAACGCTCAATGTTGTTACGGCCCCTAACTGGTTTTACATTAAATGCCAAATGCTGTCGGTTAAATTTCTTTCCTGTCCCGTTTCTTTTCAGCTTTCAATATCAAAAGAATCTTCTGTCGTACGGGTATCACTTTGGTGACGTTGTTCGTAGCGGAAACCATCCCAAAGTTTGGCAACCTCTTGGGCCTAATAGGTGGATCTACAACTGCGTTACTGGCTTTTTTCCTCCCTGTCTTACTATATAATAAGCTCTGTGATGACAATAAAAGGTAGGTCACAGAGCATTTTCGTTTCAAGTTTAAGATTTCAAAATGAGTATTTCTTGCTCATCCAATTGGTTTGGGCGTCTTCTCATTTTTTTTATTCCCCAAGTAGAGGTTGCCCTGTTTTCATCGTCTTCAATCCACTTGAATGACTATGTCATGTGAACACTACCATAAGGTACTTCAATAGGCAATCATCAGCAAAATGGACTATCACAACCGGGGATGTACTAGGCTTGTCACATCCAGGACACAACTGCTTGTTACATATGTggatatttttatcatttctaaaaatatccTTGGTATGTTAGTGCCGATTCATGAGATGATTCAAGCCTGAATATTGAGTATTTTCTGCTGCATGGAATAACATAACTATCTCAATTAAGTGCAAATGGAGTGACATGACTAGCTGTTTATATTTGTACcatatttttctttctttttatgttttccaGGCCAATCTCTCTCCACCAGCGAGTGTTCCACTATGAGATTATGGTAATAGCCGTCCTGGTTGGAATATCAGCGACGTACGCCGCGATTGAAGGAATAGTCAGTCCTGATTCCTTTGTTCTGCCGTGCTATGTCAATATCGACGCTGCAGAGGGACATTAGTACTGGAAGCCGCATTTGTTttaaatgtacatgcattttgTAATTGTTGTAAATAAAGTAtattagtcgtagttccacttatcataaaaccccgtgttttttcaagacccgtgtcttcgccgtgtgtcaaaaaacccgcggcgcacttacacctatcagttgtgttagataatggttaatagccccggcgacaggtgcgctgtaggtagggagctctcctgtgtttctttcccgttggagggggcgcaataccgaggaaACTATACCGCGCcctctgtcgccggatcttagaacttgcaattgccgtgtctattcagattccacctatcaaaaaacctgtgttgaacacgggtctaaattagccccatcga encodes the following:
- the LOC135488099 gene encoding uncharacterized protein LOC135488099, coding for MGSVSGKNRSDTPMDVPSNYSQGEADNNFSVKNSEERAGAREHEKKTEVQETGDNGGGLKMPTAMVFVVGEMAGSGVLALPKAVDSLGWIGLVLIVVCCLLAAYTGAILGKCWVILREVYPEYRNHTRYPYPSIGYRTYGKVGRYLVSISMNATLFGVAVVFILMASEIIQQLLHDLHVHVSFCYWMIIIVGVLTPFTWLGSPKDMWPVAIGALATTAFACIIIVVKTVSFKDEINVYHGPIQVKPALLSLGTIFYAFGNHPIFPTIQHDMVEPSSFTKTVFAAFFCVLCMYLPVTAAGYVVFGSTVDENLLTSIYNVANGPALYVVQTLIVCHLMFGYVIVINPISQEFEEALNIPHSFSWKRILCRTSITLVTLFIAESIPKFGNLLGLIGGTTTALLAFFCPVFFYNKLSDTIKRPISLHQRVFHYEIMVIAVLVGISATYAAIEGIVSPDSFVPPCYVDINAAEGH
- the LOC135488399 gene encoding uncharacterized protein LOC135488399, which encodes MAPINSSGGMDNRAHVQRQNGKETKSESQLDELYDSDDVQESAVVVIEGMDGGLNMKTAMVFVVGEMAGSGVLALPKAVDSLGWIGLVLIVFCCFLAAYTGAILGKCWVILREVYPEYRSHTRYPYPAIAFRTYGKFGRYLVSISINVTLFGVGVVFVLMASEIIQQLLHDLNVHVSFCYWMIIIVGVLTPFTWLGSPKDMWPLAIGALVTTAIACVIIVVNTAVIKDKVEVYHGPIQVKPALLSLGTIFYSFGNHPIFPTIQHDMKKPDRFTVTVFSAFMCVLCMYLPVTAAGYFVFGTNVNENILTSIYEVANGPALYVVQILIICHLMFGYVIIINPIAQEFEQALNIHHSFNIKRIFCRTGITLVTLFVAETIPKFGNLLGLIGGSTTALLAFFLPVLLYNKLCDDNKRPISLHQRVFHYEIMVIAVLVGISATYAAIEGIVSPDSFVLPCYVNIDAAEGH